The DNA window GCCCCAGAGCAATACTACTGAAGAAAGGAGATGCACACGTTCTctgtataaatacatttgaagaAACTTCATCATTGGCCGACTGTTCGTTTGCAGGCCAGCACTGAAAAAAGCAGGTgattttcagcatcacactCTCATGCATTACGAAGACTTACCATGATTTACatacatgtaaacaaaacacaagataCCAATggaaaatatttgaaatgtttggGACTTGTCACGCCTTTCCACTTAGCCTACAATCTTTTCATTCTTTAAGTATgaatttgttttgggtttttttttttttttttttgcaaaacccccccaaaacaacaaaacacctgTTTTAGATGCATTTTAGCTCTTTTATGTGATAAAATAAATTGGATTGGTGCAGCTATAAAATAAAGAGAACAGGATTACGGAGTACAGAGCAGGGCTGCTCTGTGATAAATGTGCCAGGTGGGCAGCGACTGCGCTTTGCAATGCgacaaagtatttaaaaaggATTTCAAATACAGTGGCAAAATTTGACTTGGGTGTCCTGTACAGCATGTGGTTTAGCCACAGGTTCAGATCATGCTCGGGGCAGCGCTGTAGAGGACGAGGTCTCCGACCACTCGCAGCAGGGTCACTTCCTCCAGCCCGCCGACTCTGTGCTCGTACTCCAGCAGGTGGTTGCCGTCCACCGCCACTTTAAACATGTCTTCCTCCACGAGGATCTTCAGCTGCAGGGAGAGCAACATGCTAATTAATCGGTTAGtagactgacagaaaaaaaccaaacaatattttaaataaccGTGAGCTGAAGCTCTAAATACAACTTatgattttaaatcaaaacaagTTTGAGTTCGAGGTCCGGAAGGCTACAGCACTGAACGTTCTAGACATTTCCCGACAACACACGAGAACGCAAACCTTCGATGCAGTTGGATCTGACATTAAACTGCGATTCAAACTGCAcctacagtcatggtaaaaaggaAGTGTGCCCTCTGTCAGGTCTaggcaaaatgcagaagcagtgtgtgaaaaacatgattcagtagcttgtagaaccacctttagcagcactacgtttgttttctgtatgactttgtcGGTCTCTGACatcgttgtggaggaattttggcccgctcttctttacagtgttgcttcagttcagtgaAGTTTGTGTGCACTGGTTTATGCATAGTTCTTTTAAGgccccaccacagcatttcaattggTTTCAGGATGATTGTCctgctttagctgttggacagatggcctcagatttcactctaaaatactttggcacacagaggaCTCTgtggtcgactcagtgactgcaaggtgcccaggtcctgtggctgcaaaacaagcccaaatcatcaccctgcaccaccgtgctgatagttggtatgaggtgttcgtgctgatatgctgtgtttgattttcatGGTGCTGTGAATTACGGCCAAATATCTCCATGtgttctcatctgtccaaaggacattgttccagaagtcttgcagTTTGTTCTGAttcagctttgcaaacctaagctgtgctgtcatcttcttttcagagagaagagtCTTTCTCCTgtcaacatttccaaacaagccatattagTTCAGTGTTCTTCTAACTGTAccatcatgaactttaacctttaacatgctaactgaggcctgtagactctgagatgtagctcGGGTTTTTTTGCAGCTTCCCTGAGTGCTGGACAGTCTGACATTGGGGTGAATTtcctgggacgtccactcctgggaagattaaatgtgaataatctttctcacttcccagattgatgggaaCAGTTGCTTCTCTAAAGATCACTGCAGACCCAaatgccaaaacatctgcttttataaacgtgctcacacttactgatgatcagttaattaagtcaatttgattagcagcacctgggtGCTACTTACACTCTTAATTCCTATCAAAACAGTAAAAGTGTACtaagtttttcacacactgcttctacaTTTTGGCTTAATATTGTTTAATGACAAGATGTAATATGTCATTttattgttcatctgaggttgtatttaaataattttaagacctgttgaggaccagatgattttgttttaattatgtcCTCATACATAAAACTttagaattgaaagagggtgtacttgTATACATCTAAACTACACAGAGTACTGTATTTCCACAAATGAGAACCCTGATGTGATTCTCCTGACATTTTTcaaagttcatgtgtgaaaacagcttaacACCGATTCCACATAATATACTGGAGCTGGAGAAAACCTGAGTTCATCACTTAATGGAGTCACATTTTCTCCAAACCAGACTGACATGAGGGAAAAATTACTCTGGTGTTATCTGAACATCCTTAGTTCAATTTGAGGACTTTGTTGAATATCACCTCCCTAATCTAAGCAgccaaataacatttttttttcttgaattttaAATTCTCAGGTACCTGTGAGTACtacgctgctcaaaaaatttaaaggaacagtttttaaatcagagtatagaatcaagtcaattaaacttctgggatattgatctggtcggTTAAGTAGCAAAGGGGCTTGTTAagtagtttcagctgctttggtgttaatgaaattatgaACAGGTGCACCAGagaggcaacaatgagacaacccccaaaacaggaatggttttacaggtggaggtcactcacattttcccctcatcatcttttctgactgttttttcagtgGTCACCcaacagaggttgcacaggttgCCCAACTCCCCCAAGATATCACATCAATACTTgaagggctgcaacgattcattgagtaactcgaataacttgattataaaaaaatcacaacacaaATTTTTTTTGCTTCGTGCCACCATGTAAGTGagtgtttcacccacatttCCGACTAAAAAGAAACATATAGAAACATATCTAGGAGCATGTGTATGAATAAAAAGTATTACAACATTACACCAAAGCACACCCCAGTTTTctcaacaaaaagactgatAACAACACAACAGCACCACCAAAGATGATGCTGTCATTGATTAACATGGAGTCTGTCTAATCACACACACGGTGAAGAGCAAAGAGCTCAGGTGAAGTTTTTCTAGTGTTTGTTACTGtaatcaccattaaaacctttactgggaaaaagctccttcatcaaaccacctgatcaacagGTTCCAACATGAAGAAGAGCGACCTTTCAGCTAACCCATCCAAACTACAGTAAAGATacagaagcaaaaataaaatatgcagttgACCTGTTAAATTAGTCTGACTCGATGTTTAAATCAGGCTCGCTGACGGCAGCTGTCCTGGTTTCTATGGCAGCGATACCTGCAGCAAGCAGGGGTGGGTCCATGGGGGGACATGTGCTGTACaagaccatatttatttcaaggatttagaaacattattttgcagatttagattcatatatatgtatatattattgtattaaTTTAACggtattaaaaattttaaatataaaaaataaaagcttttttcccACAAGCCAGAAAAATATACATGCACCAGTAAAACTCAGAGCCACTGACCTGGGGCTGTTGAGTTGGAcattgaattattattaatgttaattattaacattaacgtgcgttttctgcagcaggaaacattACATCAAAGCTCAGGACCAACCTGAGCTCCGAGAATGCTGATCTGCTCGTTTTTCTTCATTGCAGCCGCCGCATGCGCCTTTAAAGGCTTACAaccacacactcattcacaagcacacctaaacacaaatacacatgaacacacaccaaaTTTACCTCATCCAGaacatacaatacaaaactcttttTGCTTCCTCTTATAGTAAGAAAGCCTTCCAAAAGGACAGAGTAAAGGTGACTTGTATATCCTATTTTGACATTACTGTATTTGTGATTATTTATGTATctttacatttaataaaatgttttgttttttttatattttactatgGGACATAAATACAGTGAAAGGGTTGTTTGTTCTGACAGATGTTGTATgcagttaaactattaaaaacagtgcagtttctaaaatggaaaccaatgagcagttcatttaaaagacctgtttttttttctcttgaacATTCATTACTGCTCATTAATAAAACCAAAGTATTTATTAACCGATTGCTCAAtaaattgatggaataatcaacaGAATActccatttttaaaataatcaatagccGCAGCCCTAAATACGTGCCATTACCAGGTTTGCCGTGTCTCCCAGCACaatctcaagagcatggaggagattccaggagacagggctgtagaaggtccctAACCAATCAGCAGGACCAATATCACCTTCTTTGTacaaagaggaacaggatgagcactgccagagccctacagacctccagcagccactggtgtaaatgtctctgaccaaacaatccaAAACAGACTTTATGAGGGTGGccctgagggcctgacatcctctTGTGGGCCccgtgctcactgcccagcactgtgAAGCCCAATttgcatttgccatagaataccagaagtggcaggtccaccactggtgcttttcacagatgagagcaggttcaccctgagcacattctcggacccactgtcagaccctacactggtgcagtgagtcctgggttcctcctggtgcatgacaatgcccggcctcatgttgCAAGAGTATGCAGttagttcctggaggatgaaggaaaccACTGACTGACCCCCAAGTTCAACTGACCTACATCCAATAGAatacctctgggacattatgtttcagaccatctgatgccaccaggttgcacctcagactgtccaggagctcagtgatgccctggtccagatctgggaggagctccaccaggacaccatccacCATCTCATTAGGATGCATGCATAAGCATGTGGGGGcaatacaaactactgagcaccatttagagttgctgtaatgaaatttcagcaCAGTGGACTAGTCTGCTTCAtccttttttcactttgattttaggGGTGCCTTTGAattctgtaggttgatcattttcttttctatcaaacgatgtggcatcctttcgtTCCTAACACAGtccagatatccagcatgattttttttttttcagttgagagctgatgtgttttcaaagtgttcctttcagtttttttgagcagtgttttacATACTAACTTACCTCAAAACGGCGTCCCTGAACAAATGGAAACCCTCCTTCCCGCTCCTCAGGCCCCCAGTATCCACCTAGGTTGGAGTTTCTAACGATTGTTTGCTCATTAAAACGAGGGTTGAAGTGAAAGACTATGTCTGGACCTCTGATAAAGTCAACATTGAACctgcaaaaacagcaaatgatTAGTAGAAAGAAACACTGCTGCTGATTCAACAAAATATGTTAATATACTgataatgtttttaaaacattttatcacAGTGCAAATCATAGCTGGGTTTTAGTTAAAGGAGACCTATTACACTTTTCATCATTCtcttacaaacacatacagtaacCTGATATCTGgatatccttaatatggtcaCATTAAGTCACAGAAGCCTCACCAACCTGcagttcaaaccttctgttcgcgaggggcagccaatcggAAGCTTAAAGTCCTAATATAGACTTATCCTATACTGCACCACAGCTCAGTACTGGACAAAGAATGATTACCTTGAATTGTGCtactttaggagtggccaagaataaaaatgtggagctgAAAATAAGAATACTAGGTCCCCTTTAATTATGTTAGATGTAGGAATCAGGTTTTGCATTGCTAACAGCAGGCATAGATGCTGAATGGTTTCTGTACCTGTCTGCACCGGGAAGGGGTTCCCCAATTATTGTGATTAAAAGTCGCGGCATTATTCCAGCATGAAGGGGGAGATCGTACGGCACCATCTGCAAGAAACACTTACATTTTAAACCATGACAATGCATTCACTGTTCTCagtttaaatatgtttatttgtcACTAAGCACTCACATGCTTTCCAAGAATACAGCAACAAAACATTTGATCACTTACAGTCTTAAACTGGCAAAGCACAGCAATATGCATAATGACGTAAGATAATTTTAGTTAATCACTATTTAAAACTTTGACCCTGCCCACATTCCTACAGCAACACCCTAGTGAGTCATTTTAACCTTCAGTTATTCCAGCACTATTACACAAGTAACAGCAGCTAGTCAAGGCAATGACACAAGAAGTACACTCATTACATTTTTACAACAACTgaacaaaatgacagaaaacaaaaaaaagataatttattATGACCATGGAAACAAATTACAAGTGTATTTTGATCAAATTGTGATTTTATTACAGAATATAGAAACTGTCTTAATGTCGTAAACATGGTCAATTGGATCATATTGCACTTAATTAAAACAATACATTGCGCAGTTTAGCTGAATATTATGTATATTCTCAGTCTTTGGCACTAATCAAACCATATGTTGATTCTGGAAGTGAAGTCCTTGTCCAACTGAAAAGGTGAGTTCATTGCTCATTGCTTAATATGGTGGCCTATATGTGGGCTGAAAGACAAGAATACATTTTTCAGAACTACTTCTGAAtacttttcattttgctttatatctttttttttttttttttttgcaccccCAGCAGAGCTAAAGAGACAGAAATCATAATCCCAATTCACCCTTTACTAAAAATTAACCCTCCTTTGGGCAATTCCAGCAGCAGAGAAATAAGACCAACTTCCTCTGTCCGTCACCTTCAGTATTAAGTCATTTTAAAAGGCTTTCACACCAGATGCTCCTCTGCACACCagagaaagaacaaaagaaagtaaatgcaGCAAGCAAGCAATATAGCATTAAAGTACCAGTACTCACCAGCGTGCCTCCTGGGGCGGCAGGCCCACCATATGGACCCATAGGCCCCGGACCAGGGCCAAAGGTGCCAGGGGCAGGTGGGAAGCCTCCACCTGCTGGTGGGCCCCATGAACCAGGTGGTATTGGGGGGAAGCCTCCACTGGGGAATGCAGGGAAAGCGCCAGGGCCAGCTGGAGGGGGGAATGCACCTGGGCCGCCTGGCCCATACATGCCATTGCCTCCTGGCTGGCCACCTGGGAAAGGCACATTTGGATAAGGCCCTGGGGGAGCTCCAGGGCCAGAAGGAAATGGTCCAGTTGGGTAAGGAACAGGACCTCCAGGTAGTTGTCCTGGAGCTCCTTCTGGTGGATAATGCCCAGGGTACTGCCCAGGAGCTCCAGGACTGGATGGAAATTGACCTGGAGCTCCTGGTGCAGGTGGATATTGTCCAGGTATCCCAGGACCAGGGGGGAAGCCACCAGGTGCTGAAGGAGGTCCTGGGTATTGCCCTGGTGCTCCAGGACCTGAGGGGAATGGGAACTGCCCCGGTGCCCCTGGGCCAGATGATCCACCAGGGTAATCCAGTGGAGCAGAGGGCTGGGTGGGGGCTCCAGGAGCTGAACTAGGCCATCCTGGGTTTGAAGGAGGTGGAGGGTTGCTGGCAGGAGCAGAAGGGTTGGTGTTGCCTATTTTCTTAGCCTGGCTTGGAGTATCATCTCCTAAGGCATCTGACAGctagaaaaaaatagaacaagAAATTTACTTGTCCAATAAAAGGATCAGCTGAacatcataaaataaaaactgtgcatttgttTGAACTCACCGAGAAGTCTGCCATAATCTacaacaaaacaagacacaTGAGCTTTAATAGGTAGTTATAACAACCGACAATAACAAGCTGTCAAACACAATGAACACACAGAAGCTCTGAGTAACAGCAGACTCAGTATTTCCATCCTCAAGAACCAATCCGACACAGCTCAACCTCACGCAAACATTAATTCGACAAGATATACAGATGTTACACTGACTCCAGGCTGCAAATCGGGGCAGACGGCCATAAAAACATTCATAAATTAATAGTAGAGTTGGCTAGCGAGCTAGCTGCCAACAGCTAACTGTTAGTTAACGCTGGCtcgtttgtttatttttagcttCATGGTGCCTGAAGaagaaaactgctgaaaaatagATTTTCATGCTACCTCGCTAGAAGATGGACTCCTCTCCAAAGAAAGACGGCGGGTGGCAGCGAGGATTTCTCCAGCTATGGGAACTAGTTAGCCCGCTAATTTAGCCTGGCGAGGTACACAAGTGTAAGCTAACGTTTTATCTGCTTTCACAACTACAACTCTTGAAAAGGAGGCACGCACACTCGCTTCACTGATGACGTATTCTAGGGGTGGGCGCGTTCCGGTTGTGAGGACTCTCACGGGCACAGTTCACTCCCTAACCCCTTACTTTCACGAGCAGAAACCTAAAAGAGACCATTAAACTAACCCAAACTATACCCGACTCTCACACGAACTTTAAAACTAAGTGTTAATGTGCATCACGTTTGGTTTCTAAAGTTGGCGAGGACGCAGCGAGAGGCGGAAGAAAACTAGTCTAATGGTTAGGGGAAAAATGCCGTCAGTTGAGTTCGGTTATGTGCATATATACTAGGTATTACGGTAAGAGACGGTGGTTCTCGAGCGCAGTGAAGCCATCCCCCACGCTGTTTCGCGTTGCATTAATATACTAGGTATTACGGTAAGAGAAACTGAGACctgatttcaaaataagagcgatTTCAACGCGAATGCGACTTCAGTAGTAACGAACACGTTTAGTCCGCCATCAATTATATAATAaatcatgaaataaataatacagaaataatACATTTCAAATTACAGATAACAGAAATGTTCAAATATGACAAAGTTACTAATAAACCcattttaaaattaagattttaaaaGATGTGCACAGCCATAACAATGTAAACTCACTGTTTCCACAGACTAATTTCACTTTAGATTAACAGTGTACACTCTCACAGTGTTagtcagcatcaagtcagtgtGGTTTTATATTTCAAAATTAAGGGCCttgaaatgtcatattttttcaTCTGGAATTCAGAAAGCTATTATAAGTATTCAGTTTCCAAGGAATATTTCACTTAGAATCAACACCCTTAGAATCACCCTCACAATGTTACTTGGTCAATATCAAAGCAGTctgattttttatttcaaaataatgGCTGTTTGAAATTGCTTATATGTGCTATTTTTTTGACTGGAATTCAGACTGCTATTATTATAAAACTTCTCTTTCCACAGGTTAATTTCACTTTAGATTAACGGTTTACACCCATCCAATGTTACTCATTCAATATCAAGTCAGTCCAATTTTGGATTTCACAGCAATTAATCTTTGGAAATACTGAGTTTACTTGTTATGGCTGTACACGTCTtttgaaatgttaatttttaaATGCGGTTCTTAGCAAGTTTGTCATATTTGAATATTTCTGTTATTTGtaatttaaaatttctttttttttgcatctgtattgttatttatttcacaACTTAGTATATCACTAATGATGGGCTAAATGTGTTGGTTAACGCTAAAATTACATTTGCCTGCAGAtcacctttattttgaaatcggATCTCTACCATAATACTGTACCTAGAATATAAAAGTAACACAATAATGCTTGCATTAAAATGATGTTAAACTTTAGTGGAAACTGTGTGGCCTCTGGTACTCAGCCTTGATTTAATGAAATATATTCCATAACTTTAAGATACAATAAATTAAGGACAGTTGATTAGCataaattgatttttatttttttgagaggTTCAGCAggtagaaataaaaagaaagcgcTTTTACATGATTATTATTGTTCTGAAGTGTGCCCACAGACCTACACAGGTTAATACtcagtgttgttttattttaaacctttaaaaCAAAGTGTCACACTTACTGAACCCTGCTGACATAAAGAATGCTTCAGGAAATCTTTCCCACATCCTCCATAAAACTGTAGAACAGGTGTGTTCACCTCTCAGGACCTAAAATCCCACAGACATTGCTATATCAAagctttttgctgctgtttcttaGAGTTATGGTgtacatttattaatttatcatttattaaTGCCATTTACACTACCACTAGCTAGAATTTTCTTCTGCAAATTCTcagtcttattttttatttttctaaaactTCATTTTTACACTACCTCACATTATAAGGCCTCCAACATTGGCTTGTGATACATTTAACAATGGTGATTTACTGTAGATatactattttttatttttattcacatttttattaacagtaaTGTCCCTTGCAGAATCAATGAAGTATCTatctacagttgtggtcagaggtttatatccactcatcatgggcatgaatgtcatagtaatttgggcttt is part of the Archocentrus centrarchus isolate MPI-CPG fArcCen1 chromosome 22, fArcCen1, whole genome shotgun sequence genome and encodes:
- the lgals3a gene encoding galectin-3 isoform X1, coding for MIMADFSLSDALGDDTPSQAKKIGNTNPSAPASNPPPPSNPGWPSSAPGAPTQPSAPLDYPGGSSGPGAPGQFPFPSGPGAPGQYPGPPSAPGGFPPGPGIPGQYPPAPGAPGQFPSSPGAPGQYPGHYPPEGAPGQLPGGPVPYPTGPFPSGPGAPPGPYPNVPFPGGQPGGNGMYGPGGPGAFPPPAGPGAFPAFPSGGFPPIPPGSWGPPAGGGFPPAPGTFGPGPGPMGPYGGPAAPGGTLMVPYDLPLHAGIMPRLLITIIGEPLPGADRFNVDFIRGPDIVFHFNPRFNEQTIVRNSNLGGYWGPEEREGGFPFVQGRRFELKILVEEDMFKVAVDGNHLLEYEHRVGGLEEVTLLRVVGDLVLYSAAPSMI
- the lgals3a gene encoding galectin-3 isoform X2, with the translated sequence MADFSLSDALGDDTPSQAKKIGNTNPSAPASNPPPPSNPGWPSSAPGAPTQPSAPLDYPGGSSGPGAPGQFPFPSGPGAPGQYPGPPSAPGGFPPGPGIPGQYPPAPGAPGQFPSSPGAPGQYPGHYPPEGAPGQLPGGPVPYPTGPFPSGPGAPPGPYPNVPFPGGQPGGNGMYGPGGPGAFPPPAGPGAFPAFPSGGFPPIPPGSWGPPAGGGFPPAPGTFGPGPGPMGPYGGPAAPGGTLMVPYDLPLHAGIMPRLLITIIGEPLPGADRFNVDFIRGPDIVFHFNPRFNEQTIVRNSNLGGYWGPEEREGGFPFVQGRRFELKILVEEDMFKVAVDGNHLLEYEHRVGGLEEVTLLRVVGDLVLYSAAPSMI
- the lgals3a gene encoding galectin-3 isoform X3, which translates into the protein MIMADFSLSDALGDDTPSQAKKIGNTNPSAPASNPPPPSNPGWPSSAPGAPTQPSAPLDYPGGSSGPGAPGQFPFPSGPGAPGQYPGPPSAPGGFPPGPGIPGQYPPGQYPGHYPPEGAPGQLPGGPVPYPTGPFPSGPGAPPGPYPNVPFPGGQPGGNGMYGPGGPGAFPPPAGPGAFPAFPSGGFPPIPPGSWGPPAGGGFPPAPGTFGPGPGPMGPYGGPAAPGGTLMVPYDLPLHAGIMPRLLITIIGEPLPGADRFNVDFIRGPDIVFHFNPRFNEQTIVRNSNLGGYWGPEEREGGFPFVQGRRFELKILVEEDMFKVAVDGNHLLEYEHRVGGLEEVTLLRVVGDLVLYSAAPSMI